In Methanooceanicella nereidis, the sequence GGCCACAGAAGTTTTACCTGGGTAGAATTGTGCTTTGTAAGCCATTATAATTCAACTCCTAATTTGTAGTAAGTGCCTGCGGATTTATTCTTATGATATTTTTCACGATCTCGTTCAGCTTGTCCCTTGAACATGTCTGACCTCTCGTTATCCCGGTAACGATCTCAAGCACAGTTCCCTGCGTCTCGATCTTATCAGGTTCCGGGTTTACGACCCGAGTCTTGACGCCGATCCTGGCGAAATCCTCGAAGTCTACAGGGCATTGACATACGATTATCGCGGGGATCCTCACGAATCGGAGTATATCCCTCGTCTTGTATATCACGTGAGACTTTATGTTTCCCAGATGTATCAATGCCAGCTTATGGCGGTTGATCTGCTCGATCTCCTTTTCGGACAGGCCGAACTTAGGCCCGTGGCCGATAGCTGCGTCCTTTGCGTCCGGCGGGACGCCACCTCCGGAGTAGAGGACCAGTACGCTGACCTGGATACCTTCTTTTCGGAGCCCGTAGGTGATCTCGCACACAGGTTTTGTGATATGCCTTCTTCCGGGTGTCATCGCGATCGCGACCACGTCCGGACGACCGGCTTCGGATAGCGTACCTCTCTGGGCGAGTCCGCCACCTTTGTCCAGGCCCATACTTTCCCTGCAATCAACTACCTGAGTTTCACGATCTATTGGCATTTTGATTCATCTCACGTTTTTCGTTTTTAATTATATGTCTTCATTATTGCTCGACTTAGGAGCTCCGCAGCATGATGAATTCTGCCGCTTTGCCTTGGGGTCGAACATCCCTATGCTTATGTCATCGACCTTGCCCCCTTTCCTCACGTAATCCGTGATGGTCTTTTGTGTCCTGATGAAAAGACCTTCGTTTATCGTGAAGGGGAAGGGGAGAGCCTTTTCACAAGCTTCCCTGACCTGTTCTTTGACGCCAGCATCTTCTAGCTCGATCCAAAATCTGCCCACCTGGACCGTCAATTCAACCTTTTCGCCTTTTATGTCAAGGTAGGTTGGTTCGCGTACGTTGAACTTGCCCTGCAGAAGATCCTCTGGATTATCCTTGGGCAGGCTGGGACCGTACACGACGATCCGGGTAATGCCGCTGATCTTGTTCAATTCGTTCAACAGCTTCTGTGCAGTGTCTGGATTGAGAAGCCTGTCGGGAAATACTTCCAACTGGGGTTTCCTTTTCCCTGTTACCGGCGCTATCACTGGAATTTTCCTCCGCAATGTCTACTTATCTATACTTTTCCCTTGATCTCTGCTGCTCCCTTTGCAACGTATACGAGTGGTTCTCTGAACTCGGGTATCTCGCCGAATACATCACCAATGAGCTTGGAGGTCGATTCTACAGTGAACATCTGGGTGCCTGCATCAAGTGCGCAAGCTGCAGATACACATGGAACCGCAAAGCCCTTGGAGTGTCTTGTAACGACGTGGTTACCGTTGAATATACCCGGTCCGCCGCCACCGTAGATCGAGTGGCTGAAGAACGAGAATCCGACTGCGGTACCCTGAACCTTACCGAAGTCTACGCCCGGTAATCCGGTCTCTCTCTCAATCAGGTCGTTGTAGTACAGCAGGGTCGATGATACTGCCTGGGCTGCTCTCATTGCACCGCAGTTGACCATCGTTGCTGCCATTAAACCGGCTGCAGCGTATGCGTTCCATAATGGGACGTCTTCAGTGGTGTATACCTTGTATCCGGACGGCAGGGTCTTCTCTACCTTGATGACCTTGTCATCGATAGCCTTGCCGACGGTAGAAGCGACTACTGATCCGACAGTACCGTTCTTGCCGTTCTCCTTGACTAAGTTGTATACCAGGTTGTTTGCGTTAAGACCCTGGTATGCTAAGCCGAGTAACTGGTACCTCTCCCACGGTCCGATCGCGTCGCCCATCTCGAATACACCAGTCTGCTCGAATATTGAGGACAGACCTGCTGCGTTCATGGCGTTTCTCTTTGCGATCGCAACTGTGTGGTTACACAGAATGTTCCTTAATGCGTAGCCGAGACCTTCATCCTTCATCGGAGCTTCAAGGATACCCTTTACGTTACCGCCTTCCATATCGATGGTCTGCGGGTAGAGACCCCATACTGCTGCCTTGACGAACGGACCGTCGAACATGTCGACCTTGTACATCTCGAGTAAGGCTTCTGTTACGGCTGAGCCTGCACAGGTCATACCTGCGACGAACTCTGCGCCCGCATCGATTCTTGCGGTCGGGCACTGTACGAGTAAGCTCTTGCCGCCGCCGACGATCTTAACTGCTGTGTCGTCGCCCTTGCTTACGCGGATCTTGTCTTCGACGTTCTTGGCGATCTTCTCTGCGTCCTTGACGAGGCTGAGATCTAAGCTCTTTCCGAGGATCTGCCTGCCCTTGCCGCCGACCTTTCCGGTCTTGAGAGCGCCCTCGATACCCTCGAGGCTTACTGCTACTGACCTCTTGGTCAAGCCGATGAGTTTCTTGATAGTCGGGTTGACTAATGGGCTGATTGCCTCAAGAGGTACATCCTTTTCTAAAAGTTTTCCCTTATCGTCGTATAGGTCTATTACATCCTTAAATTTAGGCATTTTCTCCCTCCTCCCGTAGGATTCTTAAAATGTTCCGTCATTGTGGCCGTTTGCGCGGTAAAAATTACCCGGCATCTAGAAGCAACATTTAGTACCGCCTTTCGCTGCCCGAATTGCGTTCTAAAAGTTCATTGACCCCTATGCCTATTTTATGATAAAGGGGTCGATGGTTACTTCTCAGTGACCACTTAGACAATAGTATATGGTACTACAAAGATATTAAGTTTATGTTTTGTCCCTCTATCATTTAATCGATTTTGTATAATATTATATATATTTTAATAGAAAACTTCAATACTACCGTACAAAATAGATTTAACGATTTTTTGGAATTATTTCAAAATGTTAAATTTAATTTTATTAAACATACGTGATTAATTATAAATTTTTTAAAATAATATGATTTATCATGAGATATTTACATTATGTCAATCGTCATATTTATAGATTGTTATTTAAAATTTTTTAAAAAATCAAAAAACAAAGACATATAATCATATTTATAGCTTTAAATAAAGTAAATATTTTCGTAAATATTACAATATGGTTTTAATTTGACTTATGACCATTTTTACTTAAATTATACACTCCGGATAAAAAATTTCCTGTTACACAAAATAAAATGATCGATAATACCTGTGAAAACCAATAAAATGATATTGAATATATAAAATTTATAATGATAAAATGAATCATTTTAAAGTTCATCGGATGACCTTGCCGACCATATAAGTGGTCCTGGCATCGATGATCTCTACGTCCACGTATTTTCCCTGAGGGAGCAATTCTCCGATAACTACCATATTATACGAACTGTCCCGGGCAACTACTGTCCCCGCCTTACCCGGTTCGGTGACAAGTACCCCCTTATGTTCCCCAACGCAGGAGCGCATGAACGAGGATGTGACCTCATGATGCAGCGCCGTTAGAGCTCTCGAGCGCTCTTTTTTGATCCTTTCGAGTACATCCGGCATCATTGCCGCGGGGGTTCCCGGCCTTGGAGAGTACCTGGTTATATTGACCTTAAGCGGCCGGCACACCCTCAAATTATCCTTCGTCCTCTCGAAGTCATCATCAGTTTCCGTCGGGAACCCTACTATGTAGTCAGTTGAGAAGGTGATACCCGGCACGCCCCCGCGTAACTCTTCGACCATGCCACGATATTCTGCCGCAGTGTAAGGACGGCCCATTAACCCCAGTATCCTGTCAGAGCCTGACTGTACAGGGATATGGGCGAATTTATAGACCTTAGGATGATTGAAGACATCGATCATCTCCGGGATAATATCTGCTATCGAGAACGGGTTCATCATCCCCAGCCGTATCTTGAAATCTCCGGGCATCCCGATGATCTCCCTTAAAAGCTCATGCAGCCTGATGCCGATGTCCATCCCGTAAGTGCCGACATCCTGAGAAGTAATATATAGTTCTGTAGCTCCTGCGGCAACAGACCTTTTCACGGCGTCCAGTATCTTTTCAGGACGCTCGCTTCGGAGCTTTCCCCTGGCGATCCGGACTATGCAATAGGAGCAGTTTCCCATGCAGCCTTCGGATATCGATATGATGGCGGTCTTACCCGTCATTGTAAGCGGTATCTCATTGGGGTCGTGAGCGATCCCTAAAAGTTTGGCTACATGATCGGCCCCCGGCTTTTTGGCAAACTCGAGCCCCGTTAGCATCTCCGGCTGAGCGGATGCCATACATCCGGCGACTATCACCCGCTTACCATTATATTTGCTGATCGCTTTCAGCATGCTCCTTGAGGTATGCTGCGTCACAGCGCATGTATTGATAATGATCACATCGGCTTCGCCCGGATCGTCGACGACTGACCCTCCCGATCTGAGGATGGCGTCGCATATGCCGGAGGAATCGACCATGTTGGCCGTACAGCCGTAAGTCTCAATGTACGCTTTCATCTGTTTTTTCACCAAATTTACGGTATGTCCGATAAAACGCTACCAGAATACCTGTCGCGAGCGGGGCGGCAAAAAAGCCTGCAAGCCCCCCTGCAAGGCCGCCGCCGATAAATGACAGTATTATCAGTAACGGGTGCAGGTTTGAAGCCCTGTTGATCAGATATGGCCGGATAATATAGTCTGGCGGTATATATACTAATATGACGGAAGCGCAAAGGAAGATCCCGGCCATCAACGGCCCTCTGGCAAATAGCTCGTAGACCGTGAGCGGCAGGAAGACCATCATGCCCGATAGTATGGGGACCATCGCCGCTATAAAAACAAATGCCGTGCACAGGATCAGGTATGGCATGTTAAAGAGGTAAAAGATGATGAATGACATCGTTGCAATGAACAGCGCCGTATAGAAAGTGCCCATATATATGCCATTCAGTATCCTGTCCGCCTCTGCGATAAAATAGCTCGCCTGCGACCTGATCGTTGACGGGGCCGTATCACGGAAAGACAGGACTATTCGGCCGCCATCCTTTAAGAGGTAAAAACACACGAATATCGATACTATCGCGTTCATCCCGAACAGAAGCAGCGACTCCGCAGTTTCCTTCACGGATATTGAGCGAAGGAACGATATCAGATAATCCGTCAGCCCCTGGATAATACCATCCAGCCTGGTGTTCGGGTCCATAGGAATACCCAATGAACTTAACATCGCCAGGGAATCGGCATATATCACATCCAGGTTAGATGATACCCACATCAACTGCGTCCTGGCCTCAAGTATACCGTACAGGATCAGGAAGAATACCGGGATCAGTATACAAAATGTTGCTATATACGGCGAAAATTTTGTGTACCTGTCGAGAAAGTCCTTTACCGGGCGTGTCACATATGCAAAAAATATCCCCAGGATGATACCGTCGAACAGCGGCCTGAAAAAGAAGGCCACGAATAAGAGCACGGCTAAAAATATTGCCAGTATCAAGACCTGCCAGCGGTTTTCATATACATAGGAGATGAAGCCTGATCGTTTATCTGATAGCAGAGTACCACCCATCAAAATATTATATGTGTATTATCAATATTGCGTATACCTAAGGATA encodes:
- the mcrC gene encoding methyl-coenzyme M reductase I operon protein C; translated protein: MPIDRETQVVDCRESMGLDKGGGLAQRGTLSEAGRPDVVAIAMTPGRRHITKPVCEITYGLRKEGIQVSVLVLYSGGGVPPDAKDAAIGHGPKFGLSEKEIEQINRHKLALIHLGNIKSHVIYKTRDILRFVRIPAIIVCQCPVDFEDFARIGVKTRVVNPEPDKIETQGTVLEIVTGITRGQTCSRDKLNEIVKNIIRINPQALTTN
- the mcrD gene encoding methyl-coenzyme M reductase operon protein D, coding for MIAPVTGKRKPQLEVFPDRLLNPDTAQKLLNELNKISGITRIVVYGPSLPKDNPEDLLQGKFNVREPTYLDIKGEKVELTVQVGRFWIELEDAGVKEQVREACEKALPFPFTINEGLFIRTQKTITDYVRKGGKVDDISIGMFDPKAKRQNSSCCGAPKSSNNEDI
- the mcrB gene encoding coenzyme-B sulfoethylthiotransferase subunit beta; protein product: MPKFKDVIDLYDDKGKLLEKDVPLEAISPLVNPTIKKLIGLTKRSVAVSLEGIEGALKTGKVGGKGRQILGKSLDLSLVKDAEKIAKNVEDKIRVSKGDDTAVKIVGGGKSLLVQCPTARIDAGAEFVAGMTCAGSAVTEALLEMYKVDMFDGPFVKAAVWGLYPQTIDMEGGNVKGILEAPMKDEGLGYALRNILCNHTVAIAKRNAMNAAGLSSIFEQTGVFEMGDAIGPWERYQLLGLAYQGLNANNLVYNLVKENGKNGTVGSVVASTVGKAIDDKVIKVEKTLPSGYKVYTTEDVPLWNAYAAAGLMAATMVNCGAMRAAQAVSSTLLYYNDLIERETGLPGVDFGKVQGTAVGFSFFSHSIYGGGGPGIFNGNHVVTRHSKGFAVPCVSAACALDAGTQMFTVESTSKLIGDVFGEIPEFREPLVYVAKGAAEIKGKV
- a CDS encoding tRNA (N(6)-L-threonylcarbamoyladenosine(37)-C(2))-methylthiotransferase produces the protein MKAYIETYGCTANMVDSSGICDAILRSGGSVVDDPGEADVIIINTCAVTQHTSRSMLKAISKYNGKRVIVAGCMASAQPEMLTGLEFAKKPGADHVAKLLGIAHDPNEIPLTMTGKTAIISISEGCMGNCSYCIVRIARGKLRSERPEKILDAVKRSVAAGATELYITSQDVGTYGMDIGIRLHELLREIIGMPGDFKIRLGMMNPFSIADIIPEMIDVFNHPKVYKFAHIPVQSGSDRILGLMGRPYTAAEYRGMVEELRGGVPGITFSTDYIVGFPTETDDDFERTKDNLRVCRPLKVNITRYSPRPGTPAAMMPDVLERIKKERSRALTALHHEVTSSFMRSCVGEHKGVLVTEPGKAGTVVARDSSYNMVVIGELLPQGKYVDVEIIDARTTYMVGKVIR
- a CDS encoding AI-2E family transporter — translated: MGGTLLSDKRSGFISYVYENRWQVLILAIFLAVLLFVAFFFRPLFDGIILGIFFAYVTRPVKDFLDRYTKFSPYIATFCILIPVFFLILYGILEARTQLMWVSSNLDVIYADSLAMLSSLGIPMDPNTRLDGIIQGLTDYLISFLRSISVKETAESLLLFGMNAIVSIFVCFYLLKDGGRIVLSFRDTAPSTIRSQASYFIAEADRILNGIYMGTFYTALFIATMSFIIFYLFNMPYLILCTAFVFIAAMVPILSGMMVFLPLTVYELFARGPLMAGIFLCASVILVYIPPDYIIRPYLINRASNLHPLLIILSFIGGGLAGGLAGFFAAPLATGILVAFYRTYRKFGEKTDESVH